The following are encoded together in the Daucus carota subsp. sativus chromosome 5, DH1 v3.0, whole genome shotgun sequence genome:
- the LOC135152765 gene encoding uncharacterized protein LOC135152765, which yields MVQNSVQFGGSPTEDPNMHIRDFIEIYDTFKFNGVTEDAIKLRLFPFSLRDKAKGWNAITQFSQQSGETLCEAWERYKEMLRKCPHHGMPDWMIINCFYNGLGPQSRPMLDAASGGALWAKSYDEAYELIEMMAADEYHNPTQRLHQGKVAGVLDVDATAALTAQIKSLTLKMDSLANLGVQPPPSACELCAGAHSSDQCAISSESAQFVSNFQRSQQPAPATYHPNNRNHPNFSWSNNQNFVPQQQQQPQGNLPSDTEANPGKKEVKEQVQAVILRSGKVTKDKDSATEHDKDESEQQDETPVLSSKSDGGKTVVDTDKKEINEEASKESVEKSRPKSDTGVKQVYPPPPFPKRLQKHKLDKQFAKFQEVFKKLQINIPFAEALEQMPSYAKFMKGILSQKLKLDTTRKSGYNIAALTSVVKTTDVQSFSNIKSEKTDVKEYFRHRYLK from the exons atggttcagaactcagtgcagtttgggggttctccgacagaggatcctaatatgcatatccgggacttcattgagatctacgacactttcaagttcaatggtgtgaCTGAAGATGCCATCAAATTGAGGCTGTTCCCATtctctctgagggataaagctaagggatg gaatgcgatcactcaattctctcagcaatctggtgaaactttatgtgaagcttgggaacgctacaaaGAGATGCTTCggaagtgcccacatcatgggatgcctgattggatgattattaattgtttctataatggcttgggaCCTCAATCGAGGCCGATGCTtgatgcagcatcaggtggagctctttgggctaagagctatgatgaggcttatgagttgatcgaaaTGATGGCTGCGGATGAATATCataatcctactcagcgtcttcatcaagGCAAGGTAGCAGGAGTTCTTGATGTTGATGCTACTGCAGCCTTAACTGCTCAAATTAAATCTCTTACTTTGAAGATGGATTCCTTAGCTAACTTGGGAGTTCAACCACCACCTTCTGCTTGCGAGCTTTGTGCAGGTGCACATTCTTCTGACCAATGTGCCATATCTAGCGAGtcagctcagtttgtgagcaattttcAGAGATCTCAGCAGCCAGCTCCGGCTACTTATCACCcgaataatcggaatcatccgaatttcagctggagcaacaatcagaacttcgtgccacaacagcagcaaca accacaaggaaatcttcctagtgataccgaggccaatccgggAAAGAAAGAGGTGAAAGAACAGGTACAGGCAGTCATTTtaaggtccggaaaggttacgaaggataaaGATTCAGCAACAGAGCATGATAAGGATGAGAGTGAACAACAGGATGAAACACCCGTACTCTCATCTAAGTCTGAtggtggaaaaactgttgttgacaCTGACAAGAAAGAAATCAACGAAGAAGCAAGTAAGGAATCGGTTGAGAAATCTAGGCCGAAGTCTGAtactggggtcaagcaagtgTATCCACCTCCACCATTTCCGAAAagacttcagaagcataagctcgacaaacaattcgctaaatttcaagaggttttcaagaaacttcaaatcaacataccttttgcggaggctctagaacaaatgccgagttatgctaaattcatgaaaggtatcCTATCTCAGAAACTCAAACTtgacactactagaaaaagtggatATAACATCGCGGCTTTAACATCGGTTGTAAAAACCACCGATGTTCAAAGCTTTTCTAACATCAAAAGTGAAAAAACCGATGTAAAAGAGTACTTTAGACATCGGTACTTAAAATAA